One Syngnathoides biaculeatus isolate LvHL_M chromosome 4, ASM1980259v1, whole genome shotgun sequence DNA window includes the following coding sequences:
- the LOC133499944 gene encoding calphotin-like — MGRDRTNWPIQDPAGKTRRRRDRRKVDRLPEDQACPIRVGSLTSSTSVSYSPPARYEYVPNTTRPAPHILLDSDFSEYEEDRDLYDRLPEYDSDDFDFESLCPALHPSQFVSPPRVSSTRTSSPGRSKYTNRYEGTRLAIYPGPQRGGQRRRPGRALAGVSRCAATKTPPSHSSPATARPADPQLVARLPAQREEEPPNHEAFCREMRAQIERQSAELAALTAQVRQGLAIQPSYADVATATDSLLTQVHVAVETDPPPCQVHATVGTDSPPQVHVAVLAVPSRAHAAVGTDPLPRHAHVSVSTDSPPTQVHVALETDSPPSHAHVAVSTDAVQAHVAVGTDPTPPHVAVQEVATSPQPLLIRALEWQWRLVRGRSTLLLCRRPARGRSPFLLCRRRARPHVPVQEVATVPQPPHAPVQEEVELVMLPPPSQVAVQEGAAMAPPSQVAVQEGAAMAPPSQVAVQEGAAMAPPSHVAVQEGAAMAPPSHVPVQEGAAMAPPSHVPVQEGAVLAPPPSHVPVQQALGSSVEPPRSWRDFGVAVMALVLLSIIFFAP, encoded by the coding sequence atgggacgtgacagaacgaactggccaatacaggacccagcaggaaagacccggcgtcgccgggaccgacgcaaggtagaccgtctgccggaggaccaagcctgcccaatccgggtaggctccctgacgtcctccacttccgtgtcttactctccgccagcgaggtatgaatacgtcccgaacacgacccgtccggctcctcatattcttctggactctgacttttcggaatatgaggaggaccgtgatttgtatgaccggctgcctgagtacgactccgatgattttgatttcgaatctctttgcccggctttgcatcccagtcagtttgtttcacctccccgcgtttccagcacccgaacgtcttcacccggtagatcaaagtacaccaatcggtacgagggaacccgattggccatctacccgggacctcagcggggcggccagaggagacgccccggccgggcgcttgctggtgtctctcgctgcgcagcaacgaagacaccgccctcccactcctcgccggcaacggcgagaccggcagacccgcagctcgtggcgaggcttccagcccagagggaggaggagccgccaaaccacgaggcgttctgtcgcgaaatgcgggcgcagatagagaggcagagcgccgaattggcggctctcacggcccaggtccggcaaggattggcgatccagccgagctacgctgacgtcgcaacggcgacggactcgctgctgactcaggttcacgttgccgtggaaaccgacccgcccccttgtcaagtgcacgccacagtgggaacagactcgccacctcaagtgcacgtcgcagtgttggcggttccgagcagagctcacgcggcagttggaactgacccgctcccgagacacgcccacgtgtcagtttcgactgactctccgcctactcaggttcacgttgccctggaaacggattcgccgccgagccacgcccacgttgccgtttcaacggatgcagtgcaagctcacgtggcagtggggaccgacccgacgccgcctcacgttgctgtccaggaggtggcgacgtctccacagccgcttctcatccgtgctctggagtggcagtggcgactggtccgcggacgctccacactcctgctctgtcggcgaccggcccgcggtcgctccccgttcctgctctgtcggcgacgggcacgccctcacgttcctgtccaggaggtggcgacagttccccagccgcctcacgctcccgtccaggaggaggtggagttggtgatgctgccgccgccttctcaagttgctgtccaggagggggcggcgatggcgccgccttctcaagttgctgtccaggagggggcggcgatggcgccgccttctcaagttgctgtccaggagggggcggcgatggcgccgccttctcacgttgctgtccaggagggggcggcgatggcgccgccttctcacgttcctgtccaggagggggcggcgatggcgccgccttctcacgttcctgtccaggagggggcggtactggcgccaccgccttctcacgtccctgtccagcaggcgctggggagttctgtggagccacccaggagctggagagacttcggggtggcagtcatggctctggtcctgctctccatcatcttcttcgctccttga